Proteins encoded together in one Nocardioides marinisabuli window:
- a CDS encoding SpoIIE family protein phosphatase: MAATGASGAPYGAGEVPDVRGALVRRLVAGSDRSSSLDRLCELAAALLEAGSAQVSLIGETQVVVGGHGAGSAVVGVPTPVEHSLCTVTVGLSAPLVVPDAASDGRVAGLPPVTAGAVGAYLGVPLVVGGDQVVGALCVYDTRPHPWSEHDVSTLERLARAVVGDLELAAMSSDYEVQQVAWRLATDAAGVGAWEWDLVSGELRFDDRLLEIFGFDHDSFGGTLEAFTDVVDGEDVPRVTAALDRAIACCGEYAAEYRIHLPDGSVRWIAARGRALGDEQGEAVRVLGAAYDTTAVQEGEARVARVLESMPTAFFQLDRGWSFTYLNGEAERLLGRSRDELVGHDIWQSFPAAVGSDFEHHYRLSARTGEPVAFDAYYPEPLDAWYEVRAWPNPDGLAVYFVDVTERHRAQEQVARTARRDALVATVTEQLAGTLDLEEAVARLGALVVPAMGDWCVATLVEETGPEGRLPGLRDVGGWHRERDAQPLVDRFAAVRLSRLADDSFLPALLAAEAPVVGTDATEGLCSVFEEGEVHDLVRALGPEHVAVVSLRGRDRVVGLLTVLRDATRGAFTDADLDTLAQVAQRAGLAVDNARLFAEQRDLAEGLQRSLLTAPPQPDHLEIVVRYEAAAETAQVGGDWYDAFVQDAGATMLVIGDVVGHDTAAAAAMGQVRNLLRGISAFSGQGPADVLRGVDRALATLGVDTTATAVLARLEQTPEELQQGVTRLRWSNAGHPPPVVLGADGSVELLSADDPDLLLGLFPDAERGEQEVVLPRGSTVLLFTDGLVERRGEDLDVGLDRLRRELASLAAGDPPLDELCDRLLVRMVPSMREDDIALVAVRLHDQTQPPPTGRGRRAGTVVEDLESPVVSGRIVRTRLPAHPSGVPGARRFVREALRGRGIELVDDAELCVGELAANAALHSGGASMDVAVRLDHGAVTVTVTDEGSVPADAVVPRLADPGSSSWGEPTTGRGLGIVAVLADDWGVERVPGGTRVWARLLDERADSAVRPPDSPPEPDPEPAGGGPGTQPVLLRGCPVQLWLRQDEHIDELVRDLQLLSATHGHEPGLALVGEVRALLDVFAPLRRATRRRVEAAREQGRTEIDVEVSLPVAAAGRAARLVDLLAVPDQGLDEGRLLTVSAEPEVQWLRTWMIAQVRAQLEDGDEPESWPDWLTRTAPGVEQGQA; this comes from the coding sequence ATGGCAGCGACGGGTGCGTCGGGGGCGCCGTACGGTGCGGGCGAGGTGCCCGACGTGCGCGGAGCGCTCGTGCGCCGGTTGGTGGCCGGCAGCGACCGCAGCTCCTCGCTGGACCGGTTGTGCGAGCTCGCCGCGGCCCTGCTGGAGGCCGGCTCGGCGCAGGTCTCGCTGATCGGCGAGACCCAGGTCGTGGTGGGTGGTCACGGCGCCGGCAGCGCCGTCGTCGGCGTCCCGACCCCGGTCGAGCACTCCTTGTGCACCGTCACCGTGGGGCTCAGCGCCCCGCTCGTGGTGCCCGACGCCGCGAGCGACGGCCGCGTCGCCGGTCTGCCGCCGGTCACCGCCGGCGCGGTGGGTGCCTACCTGGGCGTGCCCCTGGTGGTCGGCGGCGACCAGGTCGTGGGGGCGCTGTGCGTCTACGACACCCGGCCCCATCCGTGGTCGGAGCACGACGTCAGCACCCTCGAGCGGCTGGCCCGGGCGGTCGTGGGCGACCTCGAGCTCGCGGCGATGAGCTCCGACTACGAGGTCCAGCAGGTCGCCTGGCGGCTGGCCACCGACGCCGCCGGGGTGGGGGCGTGGGAGTGGGACCTGGTCTCCGGCGAACTCCGCTTCGACGACCGGCTGCTCGAGATCTTCGGGTTCGACCACGACTCCTTCGGCGGCACGCTCGAGGCCTTCACCGACGTCGTCGATGGCGAGGACGTGCCTCGGGTCACCGCCGCCCTCGACCGGGCGATCGCCTGCTGCGGCGAGTACGCCGCGGAGTACCGGATCCACCTGCCCGACGGCTCGGTGCGCTGGATCGCCGCCCGCGGCCGCGCGCTCGGTGACGAGCAGGGGGAGGCGGTGCGCGTGCTGGGGGCGGCGTACGACACCACCGCGGTGCAGGAGGGCGAGGCCCGCGTCGCCCGGGTGCTCGAGTCGATGCCGACGGCGTTCTTCCAGCTCGACCGCGGCTGGAGCTTCACCTACCTCAACGGTGAGGCCGAGCGGCTGCTCGGGCGCAGCCGCGACGAGCTCGTCGGTCACGACATCTGGCAGTCCTTCCCAGCCGCGGTCGGCAGCGACTTCGAGCACCACTACCGCCTCAGTGCCCGCACCGGCGAGCCGGTCGCCTTCGACGCCTACTACCCCGAGCCGCTCGATGCCTGGTACGAGGTGCGGGCCTGGCCCAACCCCGACGGGCTGGCGGTCTACTTCGTCGACGTCACGGAGCGCCACCGGGCCCAGGAACAGGTGGCCCGCACCGCCCGTCGCGACGCACTGGTCGCCACGGTGACCGAGCAGCTCGCCGGCACCCTCGACCTCGAGGAGGCGGTGGCGCGCCTGGGCGCGCTCGTGGTGCCGGCCATGGGCGACTGGTGCGTGGCGACCCTGGTCGAGGAGACCGGCCCCGAAGGGCGGTTGCCGGGGCTGCGCGACGTCGGCGGCTGGCACCGCGAGCGCGACGCACAGCCGCTCGTCGACCGGTTCGCGGCGGTGCGTCTCTCGCGCCTGGCCGACGACTCGTTCCTGCCTGCCCTGCTGGCGGCGGAGGCCCCGGTCGTCGGCACCGACGCGACCGAGGGGCTGTGCAGCGTCTTCGAGGAGGGCGAGGTGCACGACCTGGTGCGGGCCCTGGGCCCCGAGCACGTCGCCGTCGTCAGCCTGCGTGGCCGCGACCGGGTCGTCGGTCTGCTCACCGTGCTCCGCGACGCCACCCGCGGTGCCTTCACCGACGCCGACCTCGACACGCTGGCCCAGGTCGCCCAGCGTGCCGGCCTCGCCGTCGACAACGCCCGGCTCTTCGCCGAGCAGCGCGACCTCGCCGAGGGCCTCCAGCGCAGCCTGCTCACCGCCCCGCCGCAGCCCGACCACCTCGAGATCGTGGTGCGCTACGAGGCCGCCGCCGAGACTGCCCAGGTCGGCGGTGACTGGTATGACGCCTTCGTGCAGGACGCCGGCGCCACCATGCTCGTCATCGGCGACGTGGTCGGCCACGACACCGCCGCCGCGGCCGCCATGGGCCAGGTGCGCAACCTGCTGCGCGGCATCTCGGCCTTCAGCGGGCAAGGGCCGGCCGACGTGCTGCGCGGGGTCGACCGGGCCCTGGCCACCCTCGGGGTCGACACCACCGCGACCGCCGTGCTGGCACGCCTCGAGCAGACCCCCGAGGAGCTCCAGCAGGGCGTCACCCGGTTGCGCTGGTCGAACGCCGGGCACCCGCCGCCGGTGGTCCTGGGGGCCGACGGCAGCGTCGAGCTGCTCTCGGCCGACGACCCCGACCTGCTGCTGGGGCTCTTCCCCGACGCCGAGCGAGGCGAGCAGGAGGTCGTGCTGCCGCGGGGCTCGACCGTGCTGCTCTTCACCGACGGACTGGTCGAGCGGCGCGGCGAGGACCTCGACGTGGGCCTCGACAGGCTGCGCCGCGAGCTGGCGAGCCTCGCGGCGGGCGACCCCCCGCTCGACGAGCTGTGCGACCGGCTGCTGGTCCGGATGGTCCCCAGCATGCGCGAGGACGACATCGCGCTGGTCGCGGTCCGGCTCCACGACCAGACGCAGCCCCCGCCCACCGGGCGTGGACGGCGCGCGGGCACGGTCGTGGAGGACCTCGAGTCGCCCGTGGTCAGCGGCCGCATCGTGCGGACCCGGCTGCCGGCGCACCCCTCGGGCGTGCCCGGGGCGCGGCGCTTCGTGCGCGAGGCGCTGCGCGGGCGCGGCATCGAGCTGGTCGACGACGCCGAGCTGTGCGTCGGCGAGCTCGCGGCCAACGCCGCGCTGCACAGCGGGGGCGCCTCCATGGACGTCGCCGTGCGCCTCGACCACGGGGCGGTCACCGTGACCGTGACCGACGAGGGCAGCGTCCCGGCCGACGCCGTGGTCCCGCGCCTCGCCGACCCGGGTTCCTCGTCGTGGGGCGAGCCCACCACCGGGCGGGGGCTCGGCATCGTCGCCGTGCTCGCCGACGACTGGGGCGTCGAACGGGTCCCCGGTGGCACGAGGGTCTGGGCCCGGCTGCTCGACGAGCGGGCCGACAGCGCCGTACGGCCCCCCGACTCGCCGCCGGAGCCGGACCCCGAGCCGGCCGGCGGCGGGCCCGGGACGCAGCCGGTGCTGCTGCGCGGCTGCCCGGTGCAGCTGTGGCTGCGCCAGGACGAGCACATCGACGAGCTGGTGCGCGACCTGCAGCTGCTCTCCGCCACCCACGGGCACGAGCCGGGGCTGGCCCTGGTGGGCGAGGTGCGCGCGCTCCTCGACGTCTTCGCACCCCTGCGCCGCGCGACGCGGCGTCGGGTGGAGGCCGCCCGCGAGCAGGGGCGTACCGAGATCGACGTCGAGGTGTCGCTGCCGGTCGCGGCGGCGGGCCGGGCGGCCCGCCTGGTCGACCTGCTCGCCGTCCCCGACCAGGGGCTCGACGAGGGGCGCCTGCTCACCGTGAGCGCCGAGCCGGAGGTGCAGTGGCTGCGCACCTGGATGATCGCGCAGGTCCGCGCCCAGCTGGAGGACGGCGACGAGCCCGAGTCGTGGCCCGACTGGCTGACCCGCACCGCTCCGGGCGTCGAGCAGGGGCAGGCCTAG
- a CDS encoding HNH endonuclease signature motif containing protein: MSTTAAHPIGSAVARARSVLSEVAGTPLWSMSQGEAAEVLAEVAQVEAMLVEVRSGLLTHAETVAVQERNASPSLAVWHSNVTRSTKRESFRQVRLAEGLARHVLVREALGRGDLVAEQASVICTALDDLPDDLEASILREATAALVEFAQVHDAKALRVLGRRILDVVAPEVGEAWEAELLDREEREAEKSSVFRMREDGHGRIRGSFTVPLLVGQMLERALLAFAAPKHQVANRVNSDDQDTPDEAPVPVRRPTAQRLGAAFVELVERLDPAALPRAGGVNATVVVTMTLESLQGGLAAATLDTGGRLSAATARRLACEAGIVPVVLGGRSEPLDVGRSQRLFTVPQRLALGVRDGGCTAKGCDAPPAMCHAHHEDFWCRDGHTKVERGRLLCPYHHRRIHDPEYETEIGGDNQVSFHRRT, encoded by the coding sequence ATGTCGACCACCGCCGCGCACCCCATCGGGAGTGCTGTCGCGCGGGCGCGTTCGGTGCTGAGCGAGGTCGCCGGGACGCCGTTGTGGTCGATGAGCCAGGGCGAGGCCGCCGAGGTGCTGGCGGAGGTCGCACAGGTGGAGGCCATGTTGGTCGAGGTGCGCTCGGGGTTGCTGACCCATGCCGAGACCGTCGCGGTCCAGGAGCGCAACGCCTCCCCGTCGCTGGCGGTCTGGCACTCCAACGTCACCCGGTCGACCAAGCGGGAGTCGTTCCGGCAGGTACGCCTCGCCGAGGGCCTGGCGCGTCACGTCCTGGTGCGTGAAGCGCTGGGGCGTGGGGACCTGGTCGCGGAGCAGGCGTCGGTGATCTGTACGGCGCTGGATGACCTGCCCGACGACCTCGAGGCGTCGATCCTCCGAGAGGCCACTGCGGCGTTGGTCGAGTTCGCGCAGGTGCACGACGCGAAAGCGTTGCGGGTGCTGGGGCGTCGCATCCTGGACGTCGTCGCCCCGGAGGTCGGTGAGGCGTGGGAGGCCGAGCTGCTCGACCGCGAGGAGCGGGAGGCGGAGAAGAGCTCGGTGTTCCGGATGCGCGAGGACGGCCACGGTCGCATCCGGGGGTCCTTCACGGTGCCGCTGCTGGTCGGGCAGATGCTCGAGCGGGCGCTGCTGGCCTTCGCGGCCCCCAAGCACCAGGTCGCCAACCGCGTCAACAGTGACGACCAGGACACACCTGACGAGGCACCGGTGCCCGTACGCCGCCCGACCGCGCAGCGCCTGGGGGCTGCGTTCGTGGAGCTGGTGGAACGCCTCGACCCGGCTGCGCTTCCGCGGGCCGGCGGGGTGAACGCCACCGTGGTGGTGACGATGACGCTGGAGTCGCTGCAGGGTGGGCTGGCCGCGGCCACGCTCGACACCGGTGGGCGGCTGAGTGCTGCGACCGCGCGCCGGCTGGCGTGCGAGGCCGGGATCGTGCCGGTGGTGCTGGGCGGCCGGAGCGAGCCGCTCGACGTGGGGCGCAGCCAGCGGCTGTTCACGGTCCCGCAGCGTCTTGCCCTGGGTGTGCGTGACGGCGGGTGCACCGCGAAGGGGTGCGATGCCCCGCCTGCGATGTGCCACGCCCATCACGAGGACTTCTGGTGCAGGGACGGTCACACCAAGGTGGAGCGGGGGCGGTTGCTGTGCCCGTACCACCACCGACGCATCCACGACCCGGAGTACGAGACCGAGATCGGTGGGGACAACCAGGTCAGCTTCCACCGGCGCACCTAG
- a CDS encoding alpha/beta fold hydrolase, with the protein MITRTPVSAVRLGGRPDQPLLLLGPDLGTSAQALWAAAAVHLAEHFQVVAWDLPGHGTNRTPLEAPVTVAGLAAGVLEAVDAMGRGLQPPTFHYAGAGVGAAVGLQLLLDAPARVESATLLGAGAVAPDPLPERPAAAADADDDADDEGYAAVRAALAGFDVRRRLGRIATPVLVAAGADDATTPVASLREVADGVQDGRLEVVAGAGRLVPVDAPAEVARLVREHAFGPAATALEDMTTRFEAAVADVWGAVASRPGLDPRSRSLVTLTALVVGGHHDRLAQEVPVALEQGVGVEEITELLVQAAVLCGVPAAEAALRTVRTTLAELGEG; encoded by the coding sequence ATGATCACCCGCACCCCCGTCTCCGCCGTCCGCCTGGGCGGCCGTCCGGACCAGCCGCTGCTGCTGCTGGGCCCCGATCTCGGCACGAGCGCGCAGGCGCTCTGGGCCGCGGCCGCCGTCCACCTCGCCGAGCACTTCCAGGTGGTGGCCTGGGACCTGCCCGGGCACGGCACCAACCGGACCCCGCTCGAGGCGCCGGTGACGGTCGCCGGCCTGGCAGCCGGGGTGCTCGAGGCCGTCGACGCGATGGGGCGGGGCCTCCAGCCGCCGACCTTCCACTACGCGGGCGCCGGGGTGGGCGCGGCCGTCGGCCTCCAGCTGCTCCTCGACGCGCCCGCCCGGGTCGAGTCGGCCACCCTGCTCGGCGCCGGGGCCGTGGCGCCCGACCCGCTCCCCGAGCGGCCCGCGGCCGCCGCCGACGCCGACGACGACGCTGACGACGAGGGGTACGCCGCGGTGCGCGCCGCCCTCGCCGGCTTCGACGTACGCCGGCGGCTCGGCCGGATCGCCACCCCCGTGCTCGTCGCGGCCGGCGCCGACGACGCGACGACGCCGGTGGCGTCGCTGCGCGAGGTCGCCGACGGCGTGCAGGACGGACGGCTCGAGGTGGTCGCGGGAGCCGGCCGCCTCGTCCCGGTCGACGCGCCCGCCGAGGTCGCTCGTCTGGTGCGGGAGCACGCGTTCGGGCCGGCCGCGACGGCCCTCGAGGACATGACCACGCGCTTCGAGGCCGCGGTCGCCGACGTGTGGGGCGCCGTCGCGTCCCGACCGGGCCTCGACCCGCGCTCCCGCTCGCTGGTCACGCTGACCGCCCTGGTGGTCGGCGGCCACCACGACCGGCTGGCGCAGGAGGTGCCGGTCGCGCTCGAGCAGGGCGTCGGGGTCGAGGAGATCACCGAGCTGCTCGTCCAGGCGGCGGTGCTCTGCGGCGTCCCCGCCGCCGAGGCCGCCCTCCGCACCGTCCGGACCACCCTCGCCGAGCTGGGGGAGGGCTAG
- a CDS encoding YibE/F family protein yields MRTPRRTQEWQRMGGHHRRPDEHELGRTPRAAWLVLAPIALLTVVAMAWLWPTEDLTPPEGQGGAAQYDGTITAIESSECTEDLTDDVNGCGTATVALEVPEDDPRQNPVDEAEVPLPNGPGAPEVAEGDDVVLILNETPDGESYAIVDHQRGTGLVVLVGAFVLAMVAFGRWRGVSALAGLGVTFLLLLYFVVPAILAGSPPLLVAIVGSAAIMLTVLYLTHGLAATTTVAVLGTLASLTLTGVLSALAVSALHLTGVTDDLSLAVGMTQGVNTEGLLLAGIVIGSLGVLDDVTVTQSATVAELARANPAYGALQLFRAGSRVGRSHIASVVNTIVLAYAGSALPLLILIVANTESLGSVVTDQIIAQEVVRSVVATLGLVAAVPLTTGLAALVLRSHPDPQA; encoded by the coding sequence GTGCGCACGCCCCGCCGCACCCAGGAGTGGCAGCGCATGGGCGGGCACCACCGCAGACCCGACGAGCACGAGCTGGGGCGCACCCCGCGGGCGGCGTGGCTGGTGCTGGCGCCGATCGCGCTGCTGACGGTGGTGGCGATGGCGTGGCTGTGGCCCACCGAGGACCTGACGCCCCCGGAGGGGCAGGGCGGCGCGGCGCAGTACGACGGCACCATCACCGCCATCGAGAGCAGCGAGTGCACCGAGGACCTCACCGACGACGTCAACGGCTGCGGCACCGCCACGGTCGCGCTCGAGGTGCCCGAGGACGACCCGCGCCAGAACCCGGTCGACGAGGCCGAGGTGCCGCTGCCCAACGGGCCGGGGGCCCCCGAGGTCGCCGAGGGCGACGACGTCGTGCTGATCCTCAACGAGACCCCCGACGGCGAGTCCTACGCGATCGTCGACCACCAGCGCGGCACCGGGCTGGTGGTGCTCGTCGGCGCGTTCGTGCTGGCGATGGTCGCCTTCGGCCGCTGGCGGGGGGTGAGCGCGCTCGCGGGTCTCGGGGTCACCTTCCTGCTGCTGCTCTACTTCGTGGTGCCCGCGATCCTCGCCGGCTCGCCGCCGCTGCTGGTCGCGATCGTGGGGTCGGCGGCGATCATGCTCACCGTCCTCTACCTCACCCACGGCCTGGCCGCCACGACCACCGTCGCGGTGCTCGGCACCCTGGCCAGCCTCACCCTCACCGGGGTGCTCTCCGCGCTCGCGGTCTCGGCGCTGCACCTCACCGGCGTCACCGACGACCTCTCGCTGGCCGTGGGGATGACCCAGGGCGTCAACACCGAGGGCCTGCTGCTGGCGGGCATCGTGATCGGCTCGCTGGGCGTGCTCGACGACGTCACCGTCACCCAGTCCGCCACCGTCGCGGAGCTCGCCCGCGCCAACCCGGCGTACGGCGCCCTGCAGCTCTTCCGCGCCGGCAGCCGGGTCGGGCGCTCCCACATCGCCTCGGTCGTGAACACGATCGTGCTGGCCTACGCCGGCTCGGCGCTGCCGCTGCTGATCCTGATCGTGGCCAACACCGAGTCGCTCGGCAGCGTGGTGACCGACCAGATCATCGCCCAGGAGGTGGTGCGCAGCGTGGTGGCCACGCTCGGCCTGGTCGCGGCGGTCCCGCTCACCACGGGCCTGGCGGCGCTGGTGCTGCGCTCCCACCCGGACCCGCAGGCCTGA
- a CDS encoding thermonuclease family protein: MDVRWMPVAGLAVVLLAGCTDVGGVGGVGAGGVVTVPEQAPAPVDGGGRERGEVVRIVDGDTLYLRGDGALLGDGGADGTAVRLLQIDTPETVAPGSPVECWGPEASAALEDLVPPGSGVSVEADDELLDRYGRTLLYVYDADGEMVNLAMVRAGHAEAVLYEPNDRHISAMRAAESEAREAGRGLWGAC, translated from the coding sequence GTGGACGTCAGGTGGATGCCCGTGGCCGGGCTCGCGGTGGTGCTGCTCGCCGGCTGCACCGATGTGGGTGGGGTCGGTGGGGTCGGCGCCGGCGGCGTCGTGACGGTGCCGGAGCAGGCGCCCGCCCCTGTCGACGGCGGGGGCCGCGAGCGCGGCGAGGTGGTGCGCATCGTCGACGGCGACACGCTCTACCTGCGCGGCGACGGCGCCCTGCTGGGCGACGGCGGCGCCGACGGCACGGCGGTGCGGCTGCTGCAGATCGACACCCCCGAGACCGTGGCGCCGGGGTCGCCGGTGGAGTGCTGGGGCCCGGAGGCGTCGGCCGCGCTCGAGGACCTGGTCCCGCCGGGCTCGGGCGTCAGCGTGGAGGCCGACGACGAGCTGCTCGACCGCTACGGGCGCACGCTGCTCTACGTCTACGACGCCGACGGCGAGATGGTGAACCTCGCGATGGTGCGCGCGGGGCACGCCGAGGCGGTGCTGTACGAGCCCAACGACCGCCACATCTCCGCCATGCGGGCTGCCGAGAGCGAGGCCCGCGAGGCCGGGCGGGGCCTGTGGGGCGCCTGCTGA
- a CDS encoding flavin reductase family protein, which translates to MVFYEPSARDRDLLPHDPFKAIVAPRPIGWISTRTADGTTNLAPYSFFNAVGDRPPMVMFSSVGMKDTASLALESGEFVWNLVSRGLAEQMNATSRSLPRGTDEAEEVGLELAPGHLVGAPRVVASHASLECVVVHSTRLRDRHGAETDQWLVVGEVVGVHVDPAMITADGRFDTLAAQPLMRAGYTDEYLVADTMLRMTRPA; encoded by the coding sequence ATGGTGTTCTACGAGCCCTCGGCACGCGACCGCGACCTGCTCCCCCACGACCCGTTCAAGGCGATCGTGGCCCCGCGCCCGATCGGGTGGATCAGCACCCGCACGGCCGACGGCACGACCAACCTGGCGCCGTACAGCTTCTTCAACGCCGTGGGCGACCGGCCCCCGATGGTGATGTTCTCGAGCGTGGGGATGAAGGACACCGCGAGCCTGGCCCTGGAGTCGGGCGAGTTCGTGTGGAACCTGGTCTCGCGCGGGCTGGCCGAGCAGATGAACGCCACGTCGCGCTCGCTGCCGCGGGGCACCGACGAGGCCGAGGAGGTCGGGCTCGAGCTGGCCCCCGGGCACCTGGTGGGCGCCCCGCGGGTGGTCGCGAGCCACGCCTCCCTGGAGTGCGTCGTGGTGCACTCGACCCGGCTGCGCGACCGGCACGGCGCCGAGACCGACCAGTGGCTGGTCGTCGGCGAGGTCGTGGGCGTGCACGTCGACCCGGCGATGATCACCGCCGACGGCCGCTTCGACACCCTCGCGGCCCAGCCGCTGATGCGCGCCGGCTACACCGACGAGTACCTCGTGGCCGACACGATGCTGCGGATGACCCGCCCCGCCTGA
- a CDS encoding amidohydrolase: MSDLIFANGRLFDGLKYHHEHAVGVRGSTIYAVGPLERVREEMAAGGRRVEEVDADGGLVMPAFHDAHVHPLIGGLELRNALLTSCSSADECLETIADCAAEQDDSHGDSWFRAGGWSLDHFDPRTGPTAEMLDKVVPHRPAFLPSNDHHNAWVNTRALELAGIDRDTPDPPDGWIERDEDGNPTGTLREAAALLVHRLVDTTREEKHAALLDAQAHLHSWGIVGWQDALVGGYAGIDDPTQAYLDLVAADELTARVRLALWWDRHRGVEQLEDLVAERERLREAGLDAGSVKLMVDGVSETLTMAVDEPYLGGARCPCAGGERGLAFLEPEQLDEAVTALDAAGFQAHFHALGDRAVRTSLDAIAAARRHNGWSNQRHQLAHLQLVAPRDRNRFRLLGAIANVEGMWARYNTPAVQMVEPYLDQERRDWQYPFADIVDSGALVAGGSDWPINPPDPMEGIHVLVNRSSRTTDESDEEPPMRDEQGLTLLQALQAYTSGAAHANHQEDSGNLRVGASADVLVLDRDPFDLHEDEIGSAEPVTAWARGSEVYRR; encoded by the coding sequence GTGAGTGACCTGATCTTCGCCAACGGGCGACTCTTCGACGGACTGAAGTACCACCACGAGCACGCCGTGGGCGTGCGCGGCTCCACGATCTACGCCGTGGGGCCGCTGGAGCGCGTGCGCGAGGAGATGGCCGCGGGCGGGCGGCGCGTCGAGGAGGTCGACGCCGACGGCGGCCTGGTGATGCCGGCCTTCCACGACGCCCACGTGCACCCGCTCATCGGTGGGCTCGAGCTGCGCAACGCGCTGCTCACCAGCTGCAGCAGCGCGGACGAGTGCCTCGAGACGATCGCCGACTGTGCGGCCGAGCAGGACGACTCGCACGGGGACTCCTGGTTCCGAGCAGGCGGTTGGTCGCTGGACCACTTCGACCCGCGCACCGGCCCCACGGCCGAGATGCTCGACAAGGTGGTGCCGCACCGCCCGGCGTTCCTGCCCAGCAACGACCACCACAACGCCTGGGTCAACACCCGGGCGCTCGAGCTGGCCGGCATCGACCGCGACACCCCCGACCCGCCCGACGGGTGGATCGAGCGCGACGAGGACGGCAACCCGACCGGCACGCTGCGCGAGGCCGCGGCCCTGCTGGTGCACCGCCTCGTCGACACCACCCGCGAGGAGAAGCACGCGGCCCTGCTCGACGCGCAGGCGCACCTGCATTCGTGGGGCATCGTGGGCTGGCAGGACGCGCTGGTAGGCGGGTACGCCGGCATCGACGACCCGACGCAGGCCTACCTCGACCTCGTGGCGGCCGACGAGCTCACCGCGCGCGTGCGGCTGGCGCTGTGGTGGGACCGGCACCGCGGCGTGGAGCAGCTCGAGGACCTGGTGGCCGAGCGCGAGCGGCTGCGCGAGGCCGGGCTGGACGCCGGCTCGGTCAAGCTGATGGTCGACGGGGTCTCCGAGACCCTGACGATGGCGGTGGACGAGCCCTACCTCGGGGGCGCTCGCTGCCCCTGCGCCGGTGGCGAGCGCGGGCTGGCCTTCCTCGAGCCCGAGCAGCTCGACGAGGCCGTCACCGCCCTCGACGCCGCCGGCTTCCAGGCCCACTTCCACGCCCTGGGCGACCGGGCCGTGCGTACGTCGCTCGACGCGATCGCCGCCGCCCGCCGCCACAACGGCTGGAGCAACCAGCGCCACCAGCTGGCCCACCTCCAGCTGGTCGCGCCCCGCGACCGCAACCGCTTCCGGCTGCTCGGCGCGATCGCCAACGTCGAGGGCATGTGGGCGCGCTACAACACGCCCGCGGTGCAGATGGTCGAGCCCTACCTCGACCAGGAGCGCCGCGACTGGCAGTACCCCTTCGCCGACATCGTCGACAGCGGCGCGCTGGTGGCCGGTGGGTCGGACTGGCCGATCAACCCGCCCGACCCGATGGAGGGCATCCACGTGCTGGTCAACCGCTCCTCGCGCACCACCGACGAGAGCGACGAGGAGCCGCCGATGCGCGACGAGCAGGGCCTCACCCTGCTCCAGGCGCTGCAGGCCTACACCAGCGGCGCCGCCCACGCGAACCACCAGGAGGACTCCGGCAACCTGCGCGTCGGCGCCTCCGCCGACGTGCTCGTGCTCGACCGCGACCCCTTCGACCTGCACGAGGACGAGATCGGCTCCGCCGAGCCGGTCACGGCCTGGGCCCGTGGCTCGGAGGTCTACCGCCGCTGA